In one window of Canis aureus isolate CA01 chromosome 36, VMU_Caureus_v.1.0, whole genome shotgun sequence DNA:
- the ICOS gene encoding inducible T-cell costimulator: MKSDLWYFLLFCFQVEALTGEINDSTKSEMFTFHDGGVQILCKFNAIVSQYKMELLKGTEVLCDLTTTKENGNTVSKNPKFCQSQSSSDGVSFFLYNLDSSHASYYACQLSIFDPPPFQRKNISREYLNVYESQTCCQLKFWLPIGCAAFVVVYIFGCIFLCWLTKKKYRSSVHDPNSEYMFMAAVNTAKKPGLTGVTHNLELCGTQA, encoded by the exons GAGAAATCAATGATTCTACCAAGTCTGAGATGTTTACATTTCACGATGGAGGTGTACAAATTTTATGCAAATTCAATGCGATTGTCTCGCAATATAAAATGGAGTtgctgaaagggacagaagtACTCTGTGATCTCACTACgacaaaggaaaatggaaacacagtGTCCAAGAATCCGAAATTCTGTCAATCTCAGTCATCCAGTGATGGTGTCTCCTTTTTTCTGTATAACTTGGACAGTTCTCATGCCAGCTACTATGCCTGCCAACTGTCAATTTTTGATCCTCCTccttttcagagaaaaaatattagcagagaatatttgaatgtttatg AATCACAGACTTGCTGCCAACTGAAGTTCTGGTTACCCATAGGATGTGCAGCTTTTGTTGTAGTCTATATTTTTGGATGCATATTTCTTTGTTGGCTTACAAAAAAG aaatatCGATCCAGTGTGCATGACCCTAACAGTGAATACATGTTCATGGCAGCAGTGAACACAGCCAAAAAACCTGGACTCACAG GTGTGACTCATAATTTGGAACTCTGTGGCACCCAGGCATGA